In the Candidatus Binatia bacterium genome, CTCCTCCAGCAGCGCCGGAATTGCTTCGGGCCCGAGCCGGCGATGGTGGGCCAGGGCGCGACGAATGGCATGCCGTGCCTCGTCGACGGTTAATCCTTGCAGAGCACGGGCGAGAGGTAGCAAGGAAGGCTCGTCCAACTCCACACCGTGACCTGAGCGCTGAAGAGCAGCCGTCTCGTCGCGCAGCAGAGCTTGTAGCTCTTCCGCATCCGGCAGGCTCAATTCTAAGAGCAGGATCGCACGGGCGAGTTCTTCCGGGATGAATTGGACCGCTGAGGTTATGACAGTGAACTTCTTCCGGTCGAAACAAAGCTCATAAAGGTCACGCAGGCGGCGACGAACGGCAGGGTCGCTCCGCAGCGGCTCGTGAAAGTCTTTCAGGTGGAAGATGCCTTGCCCCGGATAGTCTGCAATGAAGTCCAGCACGTGGCGGGGATCGGCACTCTGACTGCCGACTGGAGAACCATCGCGGCCACGGAGTCCAGCCGTCAAACTCCAGGTAAAGACTTCGGCCGGGGGCTTGAAACATTGGGTCGCGACCACGGCGAGCAATCGATCGAGCCGATGCTCCTCGGGGGAATGGATGTAGATTAAGGGACGACCCGACTCGAAGGCGTCGCGAAGACTTTGGACTGCTCGGCTGTGTTCCATGGCACGAGACCTACCGAGGAGTTGGTTTTAACGGGCGCTTGCTGCGAGTGGAACGGTGGCAATGGAGACCCGCTGTGCTCCCGCTTCCCGTGCGATCGTCAGGATTTGCACCGCGCGCTCGAGGACAACATTGCGGTCCCCCTGCAGAACAACGGAAGATTGGCCCGAGCGAGCCAAGGCTTGGCGCAGGGCCACCGGAAGCTGTGACCAAGAGACTGGCTTTCCGTCCACTTGCAGCTCTCCGTTGCTCCCGGCGGTAACAACGACCCCCGGGGATACACTTTGGCCGGAGCTGGCACGGGGCAACTGGACCTGCGTACCTTGCTGAACAAGAGCGGTGCTCGTCACCATGAAAATGATAAGAAGGACCAGGAAGATGTCCGTCAGTGGCGTCACGTTAATCTCTGCCACAATCTCGTCCGCGTGGGGCTCAGGGTCAGCGGGCTTGAACGACACGGGCGAGCCCCCCTTCCTGAGAGCGATTTCGGACTAATTCTGCGGCAAATTCCTCGGCCCACTCTTTCCACTCGTTGGCCACGCTTGCCACCCGAACATTGAAGGCGTTGTAGAAAAAGATGGAAACCACTCCGATCAGTAACCCTGCAGCGGTAGCGATCAGGGCTTCCGAAATCCCTGCGGCGACCACCGCAAAGCCTCCGGAGCCGGTGGCAGCCATGTTTTCGAATGCGCGCACGATACCGAGCACGGTGCCGAATAAGCCGATGAAGGGAGCCAAGCTTCCGATCGTACCAATCAACCAAAGGTGGCGCTTGAGGTTGCGTACGGTCGCGCTGTGTCGGTTTTGCAAGAGGCGCCACGAGTCGTCCGTACGAGCTTCGGCTGCAGCGATCGCTGCACGAAATAAGGGCGCTAACATCGAGGAGTCCCGCCGAACAATCGAGCCTACTTCCGCGAAAGCTCCCTCGCTCACAGCTGCAGCCACTGCTTGCCGAAGTTGACGCGCCTTACGGGTGGCAGACCACAACGCCCAGCCGCGTTCCAGGACCACTGCAAGACTTACAACGGAGCACGCGAGCAGAGGATACATCGCGAGCCCGCCGGTTTGAATCAGGGTCCACCAGTCGCGCGCCACGAACACGGCGCCAAGTTAGCTGAGCGCCCCACGACGCGCAAAGTCGTGTGCTTGGTCGCGTTGCCGGATTCATGGTAAGGAAAAAATCGATGACGGTCGCGTGCAGTAGGCGGCTGGTGCAGCCGGACACAGCACTGGAGCGGTGGATCGGGAGTCCCGGTGTTTCCTGGCCGCGAGTAGCGCTCACCCAGCTGCCCACGCGAGTGCATCTGTTAGCGCAGTGGTCGACTGTCGTGGGGACAGAACTGTGGATTAAGCGGGACGACGAAACCAGTTCGCTGTATGGAGGAAATAAGCCTCGGAAGCTGGAATACCTTTTGGGAGCCGCACTCGAACGTGGCTACAAGAGCGTGTTCACTTTTGGGGGGCTCGGATCGCATCACGCGTTAGCAACGGCACTGTTTGCCCGCGAGCTCGGGCTGCGAACCATCGTTGGTCTTCTTTACCAGCCGGTCACTCCTTCGGTTCGCGACAACCTACTGTGCCTCCATACTTTGGGTGCAGAGCTGCTGTACGGGAAACGGGTTGCATCTCTCGCGGCCGTCAGCATCGGAAAGATGCTGAGCCAGCTCTTGCGCGGCGAGCCCCCTTTCTTGATCCCCACGGGCGGGAGCTCGCCGCTGGGAACGCTTGGATACGTGAATGCCGGGCTCGAATTCGCCGAGCAGATAGAGCGCAGCGAGGTTCCTCTGCCAGCCGTGATCTTTGTCCCGCTGGGGAGCGGGGGCACTGTGGCTGGGCTTACGTTGGGTCTGAGACTGGCTGGCTTGTCGAGCAGAGTCGTTGGGGTTTTGGTGACAGACATTTTGCCTCCGACGCCGCGCCGCCTGCTGCGATTGGCCAGGAAAACCGCACAGCTATTAGGTTCGAAAGGTGCGGCGATAGCCGACCGCTTAACGTCAGAGGATTTCATCATCGAGCGTCGCTTCGTCGGTCGAGGCTACGGAGCGCCGATCCCGGAAGCTGAACAGTTAGGCATGTGGCTCCGGGAGCATGAGGGAATCCAGCTCGATAGTACCTATACGGCGAAGACTGCATATGCGCTGGAGAGTGGGGTGCGTGAAGGCTGCTGGGGACGAGGGCCGTTCCTTTTTTGGCAAACGTTTGGTGGGAGCCTAATCGTCTCTCGCTTGGCTCCGCTGCCCGACTTCCGACAGTTGCCGGCGCCTTTTCGCCAATTCTTTGACTCGGAAAAACGTTAGGAGGTTACGGCGGGTGAATGGGACAGAACTCAGTCGCCGCCAGTTTTTGCGGTTCGCGGGCCTGACGAGCAGTTGGCTTGCGCTTGCGCATTTGGGACTGCCTGCGGCAACAGCAGCAGCAGCAACCTGGCGAAGCGCGTACCGTTTGCGGGTGTTTGGCGGTAACGAGGCGGCGGTGTTGGCGGCCGTGATGGAGCGTATGGTTAGAGGTGATGACGACTCACTGCCGCCCGTGAGAAAGACCCATGCGGTGGAAACCGTCGATTGGGCCCTGACGTTTGCTCCTGCTGAATTACAGGGACAAGCCCGTTGGCTCTTGCGGATCTTCAACTGGAGTCCGCCCTGGATGATTTGGAAACCAGCCTGGTTCGTCAACTTGAGCGAGGTTTCGCAGGATCGTTGTTTGCAGGCTTGGGCGGAGAGTTCGCAGGCTTGGTTGAGAACCGGCTTTTTAGCCCTCAAGAACCTGAGTGTACTGGGCTACTACTCGCAAGACGAGACCTGGGCGGCCATCCATTACCGAGGGCCGTGGGTGCCGCGGCCACGCCGAGTCGGTTGGGCGTTGGATTCGGGAGAAGCACGATGATTCTGACCGCGAAGACCCTTAAAGGGGACTTACACCTCAAGGCCGAGGTCTGCGTTGTCGGCTCCGGGGCAGGTGGTGCTGTGGTTGCCAAAGAGTTAGCGGAGGCCGGGCGGGACGTCGTGCTCTTAGAGCAAGGGGGCCATTACACCAAGGAAGATTTCACGCAACGCGAAGAAGAAATGATGCCCTTGCTGTTCGAGGAGATGGGGCAGCGCTCGACGGAAGATGGTTCGATTCTGATTCTTCAGGGGCGCAACATTGGTGGCTCCACTGTGCACAACCTTTGTTACTGTTTCCGTACTCCTCGTCCGATTGTAGAGAAGTGGCGCCGGGAAGACGGAATCCGTTGGAACTACGAAGAACTGCTTCCGTCGCTCGAGCGGGTCGAAAAGATGCTCCACGTGCAACCGATTGCGGAGGCTCAGGTGAACACCCTGAACCGAAAGATCCGCGAAGGTTGCGAAAAACTGGGATTCCACGGCATCGTGGCGCACCATAATCGGGTGAACTGCACCTCCAGCGGGTTTTGCATTTTGGGGTGTCCATTCGATGCCAAGCAAAGTATGGCATTGACCTATATCCCGGCTGCAGACCGGGCGGGTGCGCGCATTTACGCGAACTGCGCTGTGGAGAAGTTGGAAATTCGTGGGGGGCAAGTGCGCGCAGTGGAGGGCTCCATCGTCGATGAACGAGGTGCCGCGTATGGACACGTGCGGGTAGAAGCTCGGTTAGTGGTCCTTTCTGCCGGTGCCATCAATGGCCCACAGATTCTGCTGCGGAGCAGCGGCGGTGGGAGCGCAACGGTTGTTGGCAAACACTTGCATCTCCACCCGAGTGTGCTGCTGGCCGGCATCTACGATGAGGATATTTACGGTTACCTTGGTATCCCACAGAGCTACTACGTGGACGAGTTTATCGACCTCGAGCGCAATCCCGACAGTGGGTACATCATCATGCCCATTTTCGGTTTTCCGGTTGCCACCGCCGCGCAACTGCCGGGCTTCGGGAGCACGCACGCGAAGTTGATGCGCTCTTACCATCGGATGGTGGGAATTCTTGTGTTATTGCATGACCAATCGGAGGGCGATGTGCGGCTGGGCTCGGATGGGCACCCGCGCATCCGTTACCAACTTCGAAACGACGAGCAGGCGCTTATGGCAGAGGGAATGCGCCATTGCGCTGAGATCTTGTTTGCCAGCGGTGCGAAAGAAGTTGTCGTTCCGTACTACCGGTCGCCGTTGTGGCTAAAGCCCGGGGACGACTTGTCCGTCATCGAGCAGCGCGGATGCCATCCAGGCGAGATTCCGTTGGCGTCGACCCACCCGCAGGGCACCTGCCGCATGGGTGAGGATCCGACTCGCTCCGTGGTAAACTCGTGGGGACAAAGTCACGAGGTGAAAAACTTGTTCGTGGCCGATATGGGCTTGTTCCCTTCTTCGTTGGGCGCTCCTCCGCAAATTACGACAGCGGCACTCGCAGATATGGTCGCTCACTTTATCAAAGAGCGTTGGGCAAGCCTCTGTGCTTGATGGTGCGGCTCGCCGTGAGAGGGACCTTGCCCGAACCGGCCGTAAGGATGAGCTCCTGAAGCTTGCGTGGGTCGGGCCCGGACAGATACACACCACCAGTGAGGGCTGCAGTGTAAGAGCACCGGGTTGTGGAAGGGACTGGTGTCGCCGTGGTTTTAGCGAGTGCTGTCGTTGGAGTGGCGTCAGATGGGGCAACAGTTGGCGGGCGGTTGGATTGAGACAGTGTCGACCTATTCTCTGGAGTTGCTCACTGTCGGCATCGTCCTCACCTACATCTGGAGTTTGGGCGTCCTCCTGCCGGGCGAACGGACACAGGTTCGGATTTGGCTCTTTGTTCTCGTCGTTTCAGGCCTAGCGCTGCGCCTAGTTGCGCTCCGGGAGTTTCCGCCCGGCATGATCGAAGACGAACCAAAAGACTTGGCTGCGGCGCTGGACACTCTGAAGGACAAGCGGGTGTACGCGGCCCGCGGTAGCGGTTTGCCGCTCTTGCCTCAGACGTTGTTCGAAGGGCAACTCGTTCCGGTCCTTGGTCCGAATCGGGAAAGCATGCGAATCTATTCGGCCGTAACTGGAGCATTTGCGGCCCCGGTAGCGTACGCACTGGCGCGCGCCTTGGCTTTCAGCGTTAGCGCGAGCTTGGTGTACGCGTGCTTAGTGGTAACCTTGCCGTGGAGTCTTTACTATGGCCGGGTTTCCGTAGGTGGAGAGCTGATCTTTCACCAGTTGCTTTTGCTGGCGGCGCTTGCACGTCTCGTCTTTGCAAGTGGCGGCTGGCGTGAGGCGTTGGTTGCTGCGTTCGGCCAGATTCTCCTGTTCTACGATTACTTCGCGGGACGATTGTTTGTTCCTTTCTCGATGTTAGCGGCGGTGATCGCTCCTCGGCGTAGGCGGTTTTTCATTGTGGTCGCGTTGCTCGTCGCCATTGCGGCTTGGGTTCCGTACATTCTTTCGTCGCCGAATCACTTGTGGGCTCCGAGTAACGAGCAGCCGAACCTCGACCCGAGTGGCTTGTTAGCGGGAGGGCTGGTCGTTCTGAAATCTTTTGTCTGGCCGCTCGCCTTAGACACCTGGTTCTCGGTGCGATCGGCAGCCGTACATCCACTGGTTGTTGTGCTCGCAGCGTGTATCGGAGGGGTAACGGTCTTAGCTCGACCGAGACTGGCGTCGTTCCTTTGGGGTGGATTCCTCCTCGGAATCGCCCCGGCAGTTGGAACGTACGCGAGCACTCGCAGGATGATTATGGGGTATCCCTTCTTGGGCTTAATGGCGGTCTATGCGCTTGACCGCTTGCCTTAGGGGAGGCTTCGACGCTTCACCTGCGTGCTTTTCGCACCAGCCGCTGCCGTCGCAGGTGTACGCTTTTACTTCTCCGAAAAATTTTGGCCGCCGCAGTCACGTTGGGTATCCGGAGAGGGAATCACACAACTTGTAGAATCGATCCCGTACTCAGTGCGGGGCAAACTCATTGTCGCGCCGGGAGCCGGATATTTCTTTGCTGTCCGAGAACGTACGGACAAGGGGCGAATGGAGGCTTCGGACACAGAAAATTGGTGGCCGTCGGCCAATACGGAGGTGACGTATGCGTTTTCGGGGCACTGGGAGCTCCTAGAGCCATTTTATCGGGGCATGGTGGGATCCGAGCGCGTCCGTGCGTTTGGCAAGCCGTTCTCCGTGACCTTTGAGCCTCGGACTTGGGATTGGCTGCGTGAATACGGTTGGAGCTATGAAGTTGAATGTTCCTCCCCGCGATTCCACGAAGATGCGCAGGTTCCGGCACGGTTTCATTTAAGCCAGACGGTGCCCGGGTTCTTTTGCGATGGCCCGTCGATCGATCGTTGGACAGGTCGCTGGCTGGGCGACGTGTCCAACCTGCAGTTCCGGTTCGAACATGGTGAGGCAGCGGTTGTTGTGGGCAGTGGGCCGGTCATGGGAGCGGGAAAGAGATCAGTCGATTTTCGCGTTGCTCACAACGACATGATTTCGATTGCGCTAACGGTGCCCCGCGGCACGGCCGTTGTGGCCTTTTTGGTGTGGCGTTCCCCGGCTGGAGAGTCCGTGCCCCCGTGGTTCTCTGTGCGCCCAGAGCTCACGTGTTCTTCAGGTGGGTTCGCGACCGAGGGCGTCGCCTGCATGGCCACAACGGGAACTTTGCACCATTAACGAAAAAGATCTTCTTCGGGTGCACGAATCAACGCACGTGCGGAGGCCTGTGGCTCAGGCGACCACTCGTACCCGCGAATGTGCACGGCAGCCACACCTGCGTCTTTCTTCATCAGCAGCCCTGCCGCGGCCGCTAGGGCGTCTGCTTGAGCGTAAACCGTATGGTGTAGGACTCGGCCATTGAGGTCCCTTTTGCCGCGCCAGTCCGATAGAGGGCCAATCCCCGCAAGCCCGATGGCAAAGTCCACCAAACCATTCCGCCACGGCCGTCCCCAAGTGTCGCTAATAATTACCGCAATCTCAGCCCCCGAACGTTGTTGGAGCTGGGATCGAATCCGCTCCGCGGAAGCATCCGGATCGCGGGGCAAAAGTACAGCGGTGTTCGGTCCCGGCGCATTCGACTCGTCGACGCCGGCATTTGCGCACACCCACCCCGGTCCTGTCTCCACGATCAGCACTCCCCGGTGGGCGCGAACGATGCGATTGGACTCGCGGAGAACGACTTCAACCACGCGCGGGTCTTTGTCCTGGCTGCCCGCAGCCAATGTGCGGGCAGCCGGACTCGGGACGACTTGACTCAGGTCCACGATGGATCCTTCGCTTTTGGAGACTACTTTTTGACACACAACGAGAATGTCCCCGTCCTTAAGCAGCAGCCCGCACGTCCTCAATGCCTCAAGCAAGAGGGCAGCGAGCTCGTCGCCCGGTTGCACGCGGGGCAGGCATTGTAAGGGGGAAAATACTACGCTCATGCGGGCAGGAGCTCCAAGGTGAGCTCAGCCAAGGCCGTAGCTCGCTCTGGAGACGTGATCAGGATGTCTGCGAGCACTGGGCGCATTCCCAGGCGCTCGATGCGCGGTGCGTAGCGGGCGTCTTGCCGATCGAGAACAAAGGTCGCTGCGATGTCTCGGTACAGTTGGGCGACACCGTAGGGCGAGACCTCGATTCCAATGCCCCTCAGCATGCGGTCGAGCGGCCCCTTCACCGGTACGCCACCGAGGAGAGGGCTGATTGCCAGAATGCGCTCTCGTTTTCGACGCAGGAGTCGGCGCACGCCGCGCAGTTGGAGGATGGGCCCCAGGCTCACCAGCGGATTGCTGGGCGGCAAAACGATGCGCTTCGCTTGCTGCAGTGCGGTGCGCGCCGCCTTCGTGGGGGTGGCTCGCTTGATGCCCCGCAGGCGGATGGCTTCCACATCGGCCGACGCGGAATGTAGAACTAAGTACCGCTGGAAAGGAAGCCAGCCATGTTGTCGGGTGCGAACGAGCGTCGATACGCGGCTGTCCGTCATGGGTAAGACTCTCTCCATCACCCCAAATTTCTGGGCAATTTCCAGGGTGACGCGCGTCAGGGTGGCTCCCTGCTTCAATCGTTGCGTTCGATAGATGTGGGTTGCCAAATCACGGTCACCCAAACGGAACCAAGCGGGACCATAAAAGCGCTCAAGAGCGGAGAGGCAGTGGAAGGTATCGGCGGCCACGCCCCAGCCGCGACGCAGTGGTGCCAAGCCAGCTAAGGTGTAGATCACGGTGTCGATGTCGGGTGAAACGTGGAAACCGTAAAACTCTTCGTCGTCCGCAGTGTTGACGA is a window encoding:
- a CDS encoding biopolymer transporter ExbD — protein: MSFKPADPEPHADEIVAEINVTPLTDIFLVLLIIFMVTSTALVQQGTQVQLPRASSGQSVSPGVVVTAGSNGELQVDGKPVSWSQLPVALRQALARSGQSSVVLQGDRNVVLERAVQILTIAREAGAQRVSIATVPLAASAR
- a CDS encoding MotA/TolQ/ExbB proton channel family protein: MARDWWTLIQTGGLAMYPLLACSVVSLAVVLERGWALWSATRKARQLRQAVAAAVSEGAFAEVGSIVRRDSSMLAPLFRAAIAAAEARTDDSWRLLQNRHSATVRNLKRHLWLIGTIGSLAPFIGLFGTVLGIVRAFENMAATGSGGFAVVAAGISEALIATAAGLLIGVVSIFFYNAFNVRVASVANEWKEWAEEFAAELVRNRSQEGGLARVVQAR
- a CDS encoding pyridoxal-phosphate dependent enzyme, which encodes MTVACSRRLVQPDTALERWIGSPGVSWPRVALTQLPTRVHLLAQWSTVVGTELWIKRDDETSSLYGGNKPRKLEYLLGAALERGYKSVFTFGGLGSHHALATALFARELGLRTIVGLLYQPVTPSVRDNLLCLHTLGAELLYGKRVASLAAVSIGKMLSQLLRGEPPFLIPTGGSSPLGTLGYVNAGLEFAEQIERSEVPLPAVIFVPLGSGGTVAGLTLGLRLAGLSSRVVGVLVTDILPPTPRRLLRLARKTAQLLGSKGAAIADRLTSEDFIIERRFVGRGYGAPIPEAEQLGMWLREHEGIQLDSTYTAKTAYALESGVREGCWGRGPFLFWQTFGGSLIVSRLAPLPDFRQLPAPFRQFFDSEKR
- a CDS encoding GMC family oxidoreductase — protein: MILTAKTLKGDLHLKAEVCVVGSGAGGAVVAKELAEAGRDVVLLEQGGHYTKEDFTQREEEMMPLLFEEMGQRSTEDGSILILQGRNIGGSTVHNLCYCFRTPRPIVEKWRREDGIRWNYEELLPSLERVEKMLHVQPIAEAQVNTLNRKIREGCEKLGFHGIVAHHNRVNCTSSGFCILGCPFDAKQSMALTYIPAADRAGARIYANCAVEKLEIRGGQVRAVEGSIVDERGAAYGHVRVEARLVVLSAGAINGPQILLRSSGGGSATVVGKHLHLHPSVLLAGIYDEDIYGYLGIPQSYYVDEFIDLERNPDSGYIIMPIFGFPVATAAQLPGFGSTHAKLMRSYHRMVGILVLLHDQSEGDVRLGSDGHPRIRYQLRNDEQALMAEGMRHCAEILFASGAKEVVVPYYRSPLWLKPGDDLSVIEQRGCHPGEIPLASTHPQGTCRMGEDPTRSVVNSWGQSHEVKNLFVADMGLFPSSLGAPPQITTAALADMVAHFIKERWASLCA
- the cofE gene encoding coenzyme F420-0:L-glutamate ligase; the encoded protein is MSVVFSPLQCLPRVQPGDELAALLLEALRTCGLLLKDGDILVVCQKVVSKSEGSIVDLSQVVPSPAARTLAAGSQDKDPRVVEVVLRESNRIVRAHRGVLIVETGPGWVCANAGVDESNAPGPNTAVLLPRDPDASAERIRSQLQQRSGAEIAVIISDTWGRPWRNGLVDFAIGLAGIGPLSDWRGKRDLNGRVLHHTVYAQADALAAAAGLLMKKDAGVAAVHIRGYEWSPEPQASARALIRAPEEDLFR
- the cofD gene encoding 2-phospho-L-lactate transferase, translated to MNSTPTLVLAGGVGAARFLRGLHSCTDPKAITVIVNTADDEEFYGFHVSPDIDTVIYTLAGLAPLRRGWGVAADTFHCLSALERFYGPAWFRLGDRDLATHIYRTQRLKQGATLTRVTLEIAQKFGVMERVLPMTDSRVSTLVRTRQHGWLPFQRYLVLHSASADVEAIRLRGIKRATPTKAARTALQQAKRIVLPPSNPLVSLGPILQLRGVRRLLRRKRERILAISPLLGGVPVKGPLDRMLRGIGIEVSPYGVAQLYRDIAATFVLDRQDARYAPRIERLGMRPVLADILITSPERATALAELTLELLPA